The Terriglobales bacterium sequence CTACCTATTCCATGCACTTTGCGCGTTATGAGGAAGCCCCGCGTGCCGTGGCGGAAGAGATCATCGCCCGCGTGCAGGGCAAAGCAGTTTCGAGATGAGAGGGTTTGGATTTTCAGCTAGGAGCTAGGAGCTAGGAGCTACACATGGCGAAAGAGAAATTCGACCGCACCAAGCCGCACGTGAACGTGGGGACGATTGGGCACATCGATCACGGCAAGACGACGTTGACGGCGGCCATCACCAAGGTATTGCAGAAGCACAATCCGAAGATCGTGTTCCGCAGTTTCGACTCGATCGACAACGCGCCCGAGGAGCGGGAGCGCGGGATCACCATCGCC is a genomic window containing:
- a CDS encoding GTP-binding protein, whose product is MAKEKFDRTKPHVNVGTIGHIDHGKTTLTAAITKVLQKHNPKIVFRSFDSIDNAPEERERGITIA